A single window of Moorena sp. SIOASIH DNA harbors:
- a CDS encoding glycosyl hydrolase family 8, protein MSYNSRQRLFMGRTLSVSIVTLTIMLSLLGCAPHQLSRRPSQTPSPPQSSPGKTSSVYREYPEPDPPNTALPIDESTIIAESWSVYKQKFIQKDGRVIDYEASDRSTSEGQAYGMLRAVIADDPTTFALTLEWSQNNLKRSGTNGTLEDQLWVWKWGRDQSGNWGAIDRNFASDADIDAATALILASRRWNRPEYLDLALTKLEDLWNLSTKEVRGKRYLLPGPVAAFVPSPSTVYLNPSYLAPFSFRLFAQVDPNHDWLSLVDSSYQVLKESSQVSAVGLPSDWVALDTETGKFQPLPPDSPLKSSYSFDAYRVWWRVAWDAAWFNTPEAFSYLGTATQHLQSLWRSSSRLPARIDIQGKPTVTYEATSQYAMLYSALRLIEPAMARELIEQKLIPQYQEGIWDDQSAYYTQNLAWLGLLPTTAIDRNLLNPS, encoded by the coding sequence ATGTCATACAACAGCCGTCAACGTTTATTTATGGGTCGCACCCTCAGCGTTTCTATCGTTACTTTAACCATTATGTTGAGTCTATTGGGTTGTGCTCCCCATCAATTGTCAAGACGACCGTCTCAAACCCCTTCACCACCCCAGTCATCACCAGGCAAAACTTCTTCAGTCTACCGTGAGTATCCTGAGCCAGACCCTCCGAATACTGCTTTACCTATAGACGAAAGCACTATCATAGCAGAAAGTTGGAGTGTATACAAACAGAAATTTATTCAAAAAGACGGGCGAGTCATCGATTACGAAGCTAGCGATCGCTCAACCTCTGAAGGGCAAGCCTATGGGATGCTGCGAGCGGTGATTGCCGATGACCCCACCACCTTTGCCCTAACCTTAGAATGGTCTCAAAACAATCTCAAACGCTCAGGAACTAATGGTACTCTCGAAGACCAACTCTGGGTGTGGAAGTGGGGTCGTGATCAGAGCGGTAACTGGGGTGCGATTGACAGAAATTTTGCCAGCGATGCCGATATTGATGCAGCAACAGCATTAATTCTCGCTTCCCGTCGCTGGAATCGACCGGAATATCTCGACTTAGCCTTAACTAAGCTGGAAGATTTGTGGAACTTGTCCACCAAAGAGGTAAGGGGAAAGCGCTATCTTCTGCCAGGTCCTGTAGCAGCTTTTGTCCCTTCTCCATCAACTGTATATCTCAACCCCTCATATCTTGCTCCTTTCTCCTTTCGTCTCTTTGCCCAAGTTGACCCCAACCATGACTGGTTAAGTTTGGTCGATAGTAGTTACCAGGTGTTAAAAGAGTCTTCCCAGGTTTCTGCTGTAGGCTTACCCAGCGATTGGGTAGCCCTTGACACCGAAACTGGTAAATTCCAGCCATTGCCACCAGACAGTCCACTCAAAAGTTCTTATAGCTTTGATGCCTACCGAGTCTGGTGGAGGGTTGCTTGGGATGCAGCTTGGTTCAATACCCCAGAAGCATTTTCTTATCTCGGTACTGCCACCCAGCATTTGCAATCCCTGTGGCGTTCTTCCTCAAGGCTGCCCGCCAGGATTGATATCCAGGGAAAACCAACGGTGACTTACGAAGCCACTTCCCAATATGCCATGCTTTATTCTGCCCTACGTTTAATTGAGCCAGCCATGGCTAGGGAATTGATAGAGCAGAAACTAATACCACAATATCAGGAAGGGATTTGGGATGATCAATCGGCCTATTATACCCAAAACTTAGCTTGGTTAGGGTTATTGCCTACCACAGCCATCGACCGCAACCTGTTAAATCCGAGTTAG
- a CDS encoding tetratricopeptide repeat protein, producing the protein MILEEGKRNKGKGLPPIKSGESSGQRQKAKGLDSPCHQCRRVVRSFPIYLLPLTVYLLPLTVSLFPLAFCLEAVQAQTTPVPIIKAFNLLREGRVEEAIKEFEQAVQRYPQSIDAKIGLAIAYRRQGLIDQAWDAYQQVLAEDPTNELALSAVGLFGTYKQEWQAQGIEALTVLLDINPNDTEARGRRALLYGYQQRFGKAIADYEIVLQTDPTPDVLIGAAEVYTYNGNPQRGLELFNQYLATGNVISGYAVLAYAQSLRQTGNAAQAVQVLENELVGFALIDQLDDLGIQTRAALSQAYAENGQISEALAVLEPLQGLPQATLPLARSLNEIRNKNQDPALEPQVSMLYRQALAENPNDPNLIREIADVFTGIPSERATALQLYQQQLAFEPDNRSLMIKIVGLERQTGLISQAELSNRLATILIPLPTEPSELQAVAEALIPIEPPGPEFLSIYQNILASGVNAPFLYFRIAQLYIEANDLISARNALAIYTATPQGADDRAVQLLAADIERREGNWIASRQRYQALIASNPQRDILNGALQGLSSILLLQDRPGEAVAIYDQLVALNPSDVNLQLARATIAYQANLIPESQAEAFVYYWLQTQRNVLPPQELFALVGALPANPTREPLYISLLQSEPDNIPVNRRLIQVIAQRSPELARAQVIELVNRAPYSVQTYLLQGRLAEAIDELDIAERAYQVILTAEPSNTEIIAALGGVRFQQRRFDSAKQLYYRGLAIQPLDFGVRRALVGLNQTEDFKVKALEQLEQLRLEEFSRGSSTATLSRQRQQIQEGFLFRRGFQPPWERFD; encoded by the coding sequence ATGATTCTAGAGGAAGGCAAAAGGAACAAGGGAAAAGGCTTACCCCCCATAAAGAGCGGAGAATCTTCGGGTCAGAGGCAAAAGGCAAAGGGACTGGATTCACCTTGCCATCAGTGCCGCCGTGTGGTAAGGTCTTTTCCCATTTACCTATTACCATTGACCGTTTACCTCTTACCCTTAACTGTTTCCCTTTTCCCTCTTGCCTTTTGCCTTGAGGCAGTTCAAGCTCAAACTACTCCGGTGCCGATTATCAAAGCCTTTAATCTGCTCAGGGAAGGACGAGTAGAGGAGGCAATTAAAGAGTTTGAGCAAGCTGTCCAGCGTTATCCCCAATCCATTGATGCGAAGATTGGCCTAGCCATCGCCTACCGCCGACAGGGATTGATTGACCAAGCCTGGGATGCCTATCAACAGGTGCTCGCTGAAGACCCTACCAATGAGTTAGCCCTAAGTGCAGTAGGTCTGTTCGGGACTTATAAACAAGAATGGCAGGCTCAGGGAATTGAAGCCCTTACGGTCTTGCTCGATATTAATCCCAATGATACAGAAGCTCGTGGCAGGCGAGCTCTGCTGTATGGTTATCAGCAACGATTTGGTAAAGCGATCGCAGACTATGAAATTGTGCTGCAAACGGATCCTACTCCAGATGTGCTAATAGGGGCAGCAGAAGTTTACACCTACAACGGTAACCCTCAAAGGGGTCTGGAACTCTTTAATCAATACCTCGCGACAGGGAATGTGATTAGTGGCTATGCTGTCCTGGCTTATGCCCAATCCTTAAGGCAAACTGGTAATGCGGCTCAGGCGGTGCAGGTTCTGGAAAACGAGTTAGTGGGATTCGCCCTAATCGATCAGCTGGATGACCTAGGCATCCAAACCCGAGCCGCCCTCTCCCAAGCCTATGCTGAAAATGGACAAATCTCTGAAGCCTTGGCTGTATTAGAGCCTTTACAAGGTCTTCCTCAAGCCACATTGCCCTTAGCGCGATCGCTAAATGAAATTCGCAATAAAAATCAAGATCCAGCCCTCGAACCCCAAGTCTCTATGCTCTACCGCCAGGCACTGGCAGAGAATCCTAATGACCCTAACTTAATTCGGGAGATAGCTGATGTGTTCACAGGCATACCCAGCGAACGGGCAACCGCATTGCAGCTTTACCAACAACAGCTTGCCTTCGAGCCTGATAACCGTAGTCTGATGATTAAGATCGTGGGTCTGGAACGTCAGACCGGGTTAATTTCTCAAGCGGAATTGAGCAACCGTCTAGCGACCATACTGATTCCCCTACCTACTGAACCCAGCGAATTGCAAGCGGTGGCAGAAGCCTTGATCCCGATCGAGCCGCCGGGGCCAGAATTTCTATCTATTTACCAAAATATCCTGGCATCTGGGGTTAACGCCCCGTTTTTGTACTTTCGGATCGCTCAACTTTACATTGAAGCCAATGACTTGATCTCAGCTAGAAATGCTTTGGCTATTTATACTGCGACACCCCAGGGAGCTGATGATCGGGCAGTACAGTTGCTAGCGGCAGATATTGAACGTCGTGAAGGGAATTGGATTGCTAGCCGTCAGCGTTACCAAGCCTTAATTGCCAGCAACCCACAACGGGATATTCTCAATGGTGCATTGCAAGGATTGTCATCTATACTTCTGCTACAGGATAGACCAGGGGAAGCTGTGGCAATTTATGACCAACTAGTGGCGCTCAATCCTAGTGATGTTAACCTACAGCTAGCACGAGCTACAATTGCGTATCAAGCGAATCTGATTCCAGAATCCCAAGCTGAGGCATTTGTCTACTATTGGTTGCAGACACAACGCAATGTGCTTCCGCCCCAAGAACTCTTTGCTTTAGTTGGTGCTCTACCTGCCAATCCCACACGGGAACCCCTATACATTTCGCTGCTGCAATCTGAACCAGACAACATACCAGTAAACCGCCGTTTAATTCAGGTTATTGCTCAGCGTAGTCCAGAATTAGCTAGAGCTCAGGTGATTGAATTAGTCAATCGGGCTCCTTACTCCGTTCAAACATACTTATTGCAGGGAAGATTGGCAGAAGCGATTGATGAGTTAGACATAGCAGAACGTGCCTATCAGGTGATTTTGACCGCAGAACCAAGTAACACTGAGATTATTGCTGCTTTAGGTGGTGTTCGTTTCCAACAACGACGCTTTGACTCGGCCAAGCAACTCTATTATAGGGGTCTTGCGATCCAACCCCTGGATTTTGGAGTACGTCGCGCCTTAGTTGGACTAAATCAGACAGAAGACTTCAAAGTCAAAGCCCTAGAACAGTTGGAACAGCTACGACTGGAGGAATTCAGTCGAGGGTCTAGTACTGCTACCCTGTCCCGTCAGAGACAGCAAATCCAAGAAGGATTTCTTTTTCGCCGGGGTTTCCAACCGCCTTGGGAACGTTTTGATTAA
- a CDS encoding UDP-glucose/GDP-mannose dehydrogenase family protein — MRVCVIGTGYVGLVTGACLAHIGHHVICVDNNEEKVKLMKSGQSPIYEPGLSEIMQESANAGRLEFTTDLAAGVDHGEILFIAVGTPPLPTGESDTRYVEAVARGIGSHLKDGYKVIVNKSTVPIGSGDWVRMIVLDGVAERQKSLVTAGGQAETEPAEEITADFDVVSNPEFLREGSAVYDTFNPDRIVLGGNSEKAIAMMKELYQPIVERQFAEDKSLPPVPVLATDLSSAEMIKYAANAFLATKISFINEIANICDRVGADVTQVAQGIGLDSRIGNKFLQAGIGWGGSCFPKDVLALLHTAEDYGYEADLLKATVSVNKRQRLLAVEKLQKELKILKGKTVGLLGLTFKPNTDDMRDAPALNLVEELNRLGAKVKAYDPIISQTGMRHGLSNVIVETDPERLADSCDALVLVTDWDQFQKLDYGKMAELMNNPVIIDGRNCLDRIQLERAGFSYLGIGR, encoded by the coding sequence ATGCGCGTTTGTGTAATTGGTACAGGATATGTGGGCTTAGTAACTGGCGCTTGCTTAGCCCATATCGGTCATCATGTAATCTGTGTAGACAACAACGAAGAAAAAGTTAAGCTGATGAAATCTGGACAGTCCCCCATCTATGAACCGGGACTGTCGGAAATAATGCAAGAGTCAGCTAATGCAGGTAGACTTGAGTTTACCACAGATTTGGCGGCTGGGGTAGACCATGGGGAAATTTTATTCATTGCAGTGGGAACTCCCCCTCTACCTACCGGAGAAAGTGACACTCGTTATGTGGAAGCTGTTGCCAGAGGGATTGGATCCCATCTTAAGGATGGTTACAAAGTAATTGTTAACAAATCAACGGTACCCATTGGTTCTGGAGATTGGGTACGGATGATTGTCCTAGATGGGGTAGCTGAACGCCAGAAATCTTTGGTAACTGCAGGAGGGCAAGCTGAAACTGAACCAGCAGAAGAAATTACGGCGGATTTTGATGTGGTCAGTAATCCAGAGTTTCTCCGAGAAGGTTCAGCAGTTTACGATACCTTTAATCCAGACCGTATTGTCCTAGGAGGCAATAGCGAAAAAGCGATCGCAATGATGAAGGAACTGTATCAACCAATTGTCGAACGCCAGTTTGCTGAAGACAAATCCCTTCCCCCAGTTCCTGTGCTAGCTACAGACCTCAGCTCTGCTGAGATGATTAAATATGCGGCTAATGCCTTTTTGGCTACTAAAATTAGCTTTATTAATGAAATTGCCAATATTTGCGATCGCGTAGGTGCTGATGTTACCCAAGTTGCCCAAGGCATTGGTTTAGATTCCCGGATTGGCAACAAGTTTTTACAAGCAGGAATTGGCTGGGGTGGTTCTTGCTTCCCCAAAGATGTCTTAGCACTACTCCATACCGCTGAAGATTACGGTTATGAAGCAGATTTGCTTAAAGCCACTGTCAGTGTCAACAAACGCCAACGTCTACTTGCCGTTGAAAAACTCCAGAAAGAGCTGAAAATCCTCAAAGGTAAAACAGTAGGGCTGTTGGGTTTGACCTTTAAGCCCAATACTGATGATATGCGGGATGCTCCTGCTCTAAATCTGGTCGAGGAACTAAACCGACTCGGGGCCAAGGTCAAAGCCTATGACCCAATTATTTCCCAAACTGGGATGCGTCATGGTCTATCTAACGTGATTGTCGAAACGGATCCAGAACGGTTGGCTGATAGCTGTGATGCTTTAGTGTTAGTTACAGATTGGGATCAGTTCCAGAAGCTCGACTATGGTAAAATGGCTGAGCTGATGAATAATCCGGTGATCATTGATGGTCGCAACTGCCTAGATCGGATCCAGCTAGAACGTGCTGGTTTCTCCTATTTGGGAATTGGTCGTTGA